TCACGAACAGCGCACGGCCATCGCCGGATTCGGCAATGCCGGTGATCTCGCAGTCCTTCGGGCCGACCAGGAAGCGGCGCAGGCCGTCGGCACCGGGCGCCTTGCCCACGAAGGTGTTCTGCGTGCGCGTGGTAGCACCGTCGACGTTGGTGACCGTCCTGGCGCCGCCGTCGCCCACCTGGCCGGGCAGTGCGGCCAGCAGCATGCAGTTGGTCACGTCGGTGTAGGCGCCGTCGTCGGTCTCCAGCCAGAGCAGGCCGGCGGTGGCGTGGCTGAACCACATGCCGTCGGGGCTGGAGAAGTCGTTGTCGGCGCTGAGCTGCGACAGGTTGACGTCGGCCGAGGCGGTGGAACGCGCGCCGAACAGGTACACGTCCCACTTGAAGCTCAGCGAGGCCGGGTCGGCGTTGTCGTCGGCGAAGCGCACGACGTGGCCGTTCGGATTGCCCTTCTGGTCCGAGCCGGCGGTCGTCTTGTCGTTGTAGAACCGCGGATTGGCCCCGTCGGTGGCGGTGATGGGGCGCGAGGCGGCGTTGGTGTTGGTGAGCGTCACGTACACGTCGCCGGTCTTCGGATTGACGGCCGTCCACTCGGGGCGGTCCATCCTGGTGGCGCCGGCGGCATCGGCGGCCAGGCGAACGTTGACCACCACGTCGGCCGCGTCGGCAAAGGCATAGGCCGGATTGCTCGCGGTGATGCCGTTGACGCCGAGCTTCAGCTCGAGCCAGACGCCGCTGCCGTCGGCGTTGAACCGGGCCACGTAGAGGCGGCCGTCGTCCAGGTACTTGTCCCCGGCCGCGATGCCGCCGCCGATGTCGGCCGCGTCCCAGTTCTTCGTCGAGACGAACTTGTAGATGTACTCGTTGCGCGAGTCGTCGCCCATGTACCAGACCAGCGGCTTGCCGGCCACGACCGGGCCGAGGCAGGCGCCTTCATGGCCGAAGCGGCCGAGCGCGGTGCGCTTCCTGGGCGTGCTGGCCGGGGTGAAGGGATCGATCTCGACCACCCAGCCGTAGGTGTTGGCGCCGTTGCGGAAGTCGTCGGTCGCGCTGGCGCCGATGACTTCGGTGTTCCAGCGGCCGTAGAGGTTGTCGGCGGTGTCGGGCGTGACGGTGGCCCAGAGTTCGCGGCCGGTGCTGGCAACGCCGTAGCGGCCGAAGCTCACGATTTCCCTGGCGCTGCGCTTGGGGTCGTCGGTGGCCTTGATGCGGCGGAAGTAGCCGGCCCAGTTCTCTTCGCAGGTCAGGTAGGTGCCCCAGGGCGTGGTGCCGTTGGCGCAGTTGTTGAGCGTGCCGCGGGTCTTGCTGCCGTCGGTCGAATACTTGGTCTTCAGGTAGTCGGTCCTGGCGGCCGGGCCCGAGAAGGCCATTTCGGTGAGCGTGTGGACGCGGCGGTTGAAGCTCGAATCCTGCTTGTAGCTCCAGGCGCTGCCGCTCTTGTTGATCTCGACCACGCTCACGCCGTGCAGGTAGAACTCGCGCAGCACTTCGTCGGCGGAAGTGCGGACCGCGGCGTTGCCGGTGCCGCTGATGGTCTGGCCGGCGGGGTGCAGGAACAGCGGCGTGATGGCTTCGTGGTTCATCACGAGCAGGCCGCGCGCGGCGCTGGCTGCGTCCCACTTGTTCGACGCGTTCATGCCGAAGAAGGTCATGCCGTCGTGGTGGTCGCCGGCGCGGCGGTCATAGGTGGCCGGATCGTCGGTGCCGTCGTTCTTGTAGGCGGCCACGCCCGCGGCGATCGGGTCGCCCAGGCGATAGAGCACGCTGGCGGTGTAGCCGGCGGGCACGGTGACCACGTCGGCAAGGCTCTTGGCCACGGCGTTGAAGCCGAGCTTGGCCGGTGCGGGGGCCGGCGCGGGAGCCGGGGCCGGGGCCGGCGCGGGGGCGGGCGCCGGTGCGGGCGGAATGATCGGGAAAGCCGTGCCGCCGCCGCCGCCGCAGGCCTGCAGCAGCGCCGTGCTGGCGGTGCCGACGCCCAGCCCGAACAGTTGGCGACGGCTCAGGCGCGATGCAACCAGGTCGGTGAAGGACGGATTCGACGTGGGGTTGGTGCCGATGTCGTCGAGGTCGATGCCGTTGGCATCGGTACGGGTGTTTGCGGTCATGCGCAATCGCTTTCGTGGGTTGAAATCAACCCGCGAAGTTAGGCACTTCGCATGACACCCGCGTGAATATGCTCGCCCCCAAGCTGCGCGCACTTCGTGTCGCTTCGCCAACCCCCTACCGGGGGCAACACCAGTGGCCCGGCAAAGCCGGTTCCACGGTGTTTCTGAAAGGGAGCGCGCCGCGCCGCCATCAAGGCGCCGGCATTTGCCGCGGCCACAGCGCCCACAGGCGCAGCGGCTGGTTCATGCTGGCGGCCAGGCGGCCGGCGTCGGCGCCGGTGCCAGCAAAGTAGTCGGCGCGCACGGCACCGAGGATGGCGCTGCCGGTGTCCTGCGCCACCACCAGCTTCTGCAGTTGCGCCGCGGGCCCGCTCGACGCAAGCCAGACGGGCGTGCCGTACGGAATGCTGTCGCGGTCGACCGCGATCGAACGCCCGGCGGTCAGCGGCACGCCCTGCGCGCCGCGCGGGCCGAAGGCGGCGTCGAGCTCGCTCATCGTTTCCTCGCGGAAGAACACATAGCGCGGATTGCTCCACAGCAGCTGCGTCACGCGCTGCGGGTTCTGCGCGGCCCATGCCTTGGTGTCGTCGGGCCATTTGCCGACCTTGGCCACGCCCTGGGCGATCAGCCATTGCTGCACGCTCTTGTACGGCTGCTCGTTGGTGGCCGAGAAGGCCACGCGCACGGTGCGCTGGACGCCGTTGGCCTCGGTGATGCGAAGGCGCCCGGAGCCCTGGATGTGCAGCATCAGCGCGTCGATGGGGTCGGCCATCCACGCGATCTCGCGGCCGCGCAGCGCGGCCTGGGCCTCGGGCAGGGTTTCGATTTCCTGCCGGGTGTACCAGGGGCGGCGCGGCACCAGGCCGTCCGGCGCCTGGTAGATCGGAATGCTGAAGGCGGCGCTGGGCACGCGCGAGGCTTCGTAGACCGGCTCGTAGTAGCTCGTGAGCTTGCCTTCGCTCGAGCCTGCGAGCGACTCGACGCGGTAGGGCTGCAGCCTGTCGGTCATCCACTGGCGCTGCTCCTCCGGCGTGGCGATGGCCAGCTGGCGCACGTCGCGGCACAGCGGCGCAAAGGCGGCGTTGGGCCGCGCGCAATTGGCCAGCAGCGCAATCCAGGCTTCGTGCAGCGGGTCGTCGCCGAAACCCGGCAGTTCCGACCAGCCGACGGGCACCCACCGGCTCTTGGGATGCGCGAGCGAACCGGTCAGCGGGCCCAGGTCGCGCGGCGGCGTGGCGGCGGGCCGAGCCGGCGTGTCGGGCGCGCGCGGGGCCATCGAGCAGCCGGCCAGCGTTGCTACGATCGTGAGCCCAACCAGCCACTGGAGTCCATTTCTCATGGGTTTGATTTTGCTTGAAGCCCTCGGGGCCGGACTCGTGTTCATATTGATCGTCTGGTGGACCATGTTTTCCGGCCGAAAAAAGGGCGAACTCCACGACGACGACGAAGCCGCCAATGGCAACGGACCCGACGAAAAGAAGGATCTGCCGCCCAAAGCGTGAATTCATTGCGTAGCCGGTAGCCGCAGGGGCATGTCGGAAAACAGCCTGCCAGCTATTACTTTAGTAGCAATCATCGCAGCATTCACGGGGCTTTGCAGAAAGTTTTCTTCTTTCCTGCAGGTTGGGAAGGCCGTACCATGGCATGCTCGCCGAAGCTAAGCTGTGGCCCGCCTGAATCAACCTTGAAAGGGATTGCCATGAAAAAGTTTGTACTCGCCGCCACCGCTGCCGCCCTCGTTTTGTCCGGCTGCGCCGGCGGAATGACCGACACCCAGCGCAACACCGGCATCGGCGCCGGCATCGGCGCACTGGGCGGCGCGGCCATCGGCTCCGCCACCGGCGGCAACCGCGGCGCCATCGGCACAGGGGCCGTGGTCGGTGCCGCAGCCGGCGCGCTCGGCGGCTACCTGTGGTCGCAGCGCATGGAAAACCAGAAGCGCCAGATGGAAGCCGCCACCCAGGGCACCGGCGTGGCCGTGACGCAAACCCCGAACAACGAGCTCAAGCTCCAGATCCCGAGCGACGTGTCCTTCGACGTGGGCCGCGCCAACATCAAGCCCAACTTCGCGCCGGTGCTCGACCAGTTCGCGGGCGGCCTGCGCAACAACCCGAATGCCGAGGTGCGCATCATCGGCCACACCGACAGCACCGGTTCGGACGCCATCAACAACCCGCTGTCGGTCGACCGCGCCGCCAGCACGCGCGACTACCTGGTGGCGCGCGGCGTGAGTGCCGCGGCCTTCCGCATCGAAGGACGCGGCTCGCACGAGCCGATCGCCGACAACAACAGCGATGCCGGCCGGTCGCAGAACCGCCGCGTCGAGATCTACGTGGGCGAGCGCGCGCCGCGCGGCTGACCGGATCGATAGATAAAAAGAAAGCCGGCCGTGCGGGAGCGGCCGGCGCCCATTGCCATCGTTTCAATGTTCATACGGAGAGAGGGAAAACTCATGAGGAAGCTTGTTGTTTCGGGTGCGGCTGCGGCCGCATTGTTCGTTGCGGGGTGCGCCTCGCAATCGCCCGCGCCGGGATCGGCCGCCACTCCAGCCGCCCAGACGGCCGCGCCTGCGAACAGCTGGACTGCGCGCCTGGCGGCGCTCAAGACCGAGCTGGAAAATTCGACCAAGGGCACGGGCGCGGTGATCGAG
This genomic window from Variovorax paradoxus contains:
- a CDS encoding PhoX family protein, translating into MTANTRTDANGIDLDDIGTNPTSNPSFTDLVASRLSRRQLFGLGVGTASTALLQACGGGGGTAFPIIPPAPAPAPAPAPAPAPAPAPAPAKLGFNAVAKSLADVVTVPAGYTASVLYRLGDPIAAGVAAYKNDGTDDPATYDRRAGDHHDGMTFFGMNASNKWDAASAARGLLVMNHEAITPLFLHPAGQTISGTGNAAVRTSADEVLREFYLHGVSVVEINKSGSAWSYKQDSSFNRRVHTLTEMAFSGPAARTDYLKTKYSTDGSKTRGTLNNCANGTTPWGTYLTCEENWAGYFRRIKATDDPKRSAREIVSFGRYGVASTGRELWATVTPDTADNLYGRWNTEVIGASATDDFRNGANTYGWVVEIDPFTPASTPRKRTALGRFGHEGACLGPVVAGKPLVWYMGDDSRNEYIYKFVSTKNWDAADIGGGIAAGDKYLDDGRLYVARFNADGSGVWLELKLGVNGITASNPAYAFADAADVVVNVRLAADAAGATRMDRPEWTAVNPKTGDVYVTLTNTNAASRPITATDGANPRFYNDKTTAGSDQKGNPNGHVVRFADDNADPASLSFKWDVYLFGARSTASADVNLSQLSADNDFSSPDGMWFSHATAGLLWLETDDGAYTDVTNCMLLAALPGQVGDGGARTVTNVDGATTRTQNTFVGKAPGADGLRRFLVGPKDCEITGIAESGDGRALFVNIQHPGEGSKDIANPDGYISHWPDGAKSRPRSATVVITKDDGGLIGL
- the mltA gene encoding murein transglycosylase A encodes the protein MRNGLQWLVGLTIVATLAGCSMAPRAPDTPARPAATPPRDLGPLTGSLAHPKSRWVPVGWSELPGFGDDPLHEAWIALLANCARPNAAFAPLCRDVRQLAIATPEEQRQWMTDRLQPYRVESLAGSSEGKLTSYYEPVYEASRVPSAAFSIPIYQAPDGLVPRRPWYTRQEIETLPEAQAALRGREIAWMADPIDALMLHIQGSGRLRITEANGVQRTVRVAFSATNEQPYKSVQQWLIAQGVAKVGKWPDDTKAWAAQNPQRVTQLLWSNPRYVFFREETMSELDAAFGPRGAQGVPLTAGRSIAVDRDSIPYGTPVWLASSGPAAQLQKLVVAQDTGSAILGAVRADYFAGTGADAGRLAASMNQPLRLWALWPRQMPAP
- a CDS encoding OmpA family protein; this translates as MKKFVLAATAAALVLSGCAGGMTDTQRNTGIGAGIGALGGAAIGSATGGNRGAIGTGAVVGAAAGALGGYLWSQRMENQKRQMEAATQGTGVAVTQTPNNELKLQIPSDVSFDVGRANIKPNFAPVLDQFAGGLRNNPNAEVRIIGHTDSTGSDAINNPLSVDRAASTRDYLVARGVSAAAFRIEGRGSHEPIADNNSDAGRSQNRRVEIYVGERAPRG